One segment of Corynebacterium atrinae DNA contains the following:
- the pta gene encoding phosphate acetyltransferase: protein MSDPRSALLSVVNRNFDGVDIEGLAASLGLGVKRLDDVEAKIGSVVAAGLLDDGPVLIVGTGDLHFDSEVAAAYGVPVLLLTDAPGRAVQLAERHAQELDAVIAAAVTEDGLRDVVKLKKALNVEVSPVMSAPVFENWLLSRAKDAKAHIVLPEGEDDRILLAAGQLLGRDIVEITILGDPADIKNRAGELGVDLTKAHIINHLTSPLAEEFANDFVELRKAKGVTLEEARETMQDISYFGTMMVHKGLADGMVSGAAHTTAHTIKPSFQIIKTTPDASVVSSIFLMVMRGRLWAFGDCAVNPNPTAEQLGEIAVVSAKTAAAFGIDPRVAILSYSTGASGSGPDVDRAIDALGHAKRIDPALKVDGPLQFDAAVDPGVAKKKMPDSDVAGHANVFVFPDLEAGNIGYKTAQRTGSALAVGPILQGLNKPVNDLSRGATVPDIVNTVAITAIQAGGK from the coding sequence ATGTCTGACCCCCGATCAGCACTGCTCAGCGTCGTCAACCGAAATTTCGATGGTGTTGACATTGAAGGCCTCGCCGCCTCCCTCGGCCTGGGCGTCAAGCGCCTCGATGACGTGGAAGCGAAGATTGGCTCCGTCGTCGCCGCGGGCCTGCTGGATGATGGCCCGGTCCTGATCGTGGGCACCGGTGACCTCCACTTCGATAGCGAGGTGGCTGCCGCCTACGGCGTCCCCGTGCTGCTGCTCACAGATGCGCCTGGCCGTGCTGTGCAGTTGGCGGAGCGCCATGCCCAGGAACTCGATGCGGTTATCGCTGCAGCCGTCACGGAGGATGGCCTGCGCGATGTAGTCAAGCTGAAGAAAGCCCTCAATGTTGAGGTGAGCCCGGTCATGTCTGCGCCGGTCTTTGAGAATTGGCTGCTCAGCCGCGCCAAGGATGCCAAGGCGCACATCGTGTTGCCCGAGGGGGAAGATGACCGTATCCTCCTGGCGGCCGGCCAGCTGCTCGGCCGCGACATCGTGGAGATCACCATTCTCGGGGACCCGGCTGACATTAAGAACCGGGCAGGGGAGCTGGGAGTGGACCTGACCAAGGCCCACATCATCAACCACCTCACCTCGCCGCTGGCGGAGGAATTCGCCAACGACTTCGTTGAGCTGCGCAAGGCCAAGGGCGTGACCCTGGAAGAAGCCCGCGAGACGATGCAGGATATTTCCTACTTCGGCACGATGATGGTGCACAAGGGCCTGGCTGATGGCATGGTGTCCGGCGCCGCTCACACCACGGCGCACACCATTAAGCCTTCCTTCCAGATCATCAAGACCACCCCGGACGCATCCGTGGTGTCTTCCATCTTCCTCATGGTCATGCGCGGTCGACTGTGGGCCTTTGGTGACTGTGCGGTCAACCCGAACCCGACCGCCGAGCAGCTCGGCGAGATCGCGGTCGTCTCCGCGAAGACCGCTGCTGCCTTTGGCATTGATCCCCGCGTCGCCATCTTGTCCTACTCCACCGGCGCTTCTGGTTCCGGCCCGGACGTGGATCGCGCCATCGATGCCCTCGGCCACGCCAAGCGCATCGACCCCGCCCTTAAGGTGGATGGCCCGCTCCAGTTCGACGCGGCAGTTGACCCCGGGGTGGCAAAGAAGAAGATGCCCGACTCGGATGTCGCTGGCCACGCCAACGTCTTCGTGTTCCCCGACTTGGAGGCCGGCAACATTGGCTACAAGACGGCGCAGCGCACGGGCAGCGCCCTGGCCGTCGGCCCGATCCTGCAGGGCCTGAACAAGCCCGTCAACGATCTCTCGCGCGGCGCCACCGTCCCCGACATCGTC
- a CDS encoding FAD-dependent oxidoreductase, whose protein sequence is MSRPLRVAVVGAGPAGIYASDLLVKSGQDVAIDLFERMPAPFGLIRYGVAPDHPRIKGIVKSLHAVLDKPEIRLLGNIEVGKDITVEEMRDFYDAIIFSTGATGDRDLAIPGHELQGYHGAGEFVGFYDGNPDFSRTWDLTAEKVAVIGVGNVALDVARILAKTADELHVTEIPDNVYENLHRSAVKEVHVFGRRGPAQAKFTPLELKELDHSENVEVIVNPEDIDYDAASEQARRDSKSVDLVCQTLEGYAIREPKGSQHKLYLHFFESPVEILGEDGRVVGLKTERTELDGTGNVRGTGTYTNWEAQAVYRAVGYRSEAVSGVPFDAERAVMPNDGGRVLDLDSAEPVPGLYATGWIKRGPVGLIGNTKSDAKDTTTILLEDFNAGKLAEPAKPEPEAILDMLKGRGIAVTTWDGWHNLDAAERALGEAEGRERKKIVEWNEMVTNAHPEYEI, encoded by the coding sequence ATGTCTCGTCCCTTGCGTGTCGCCGTCGTCGGCGCCGGTCCGGCCGGCATCTACGCCTCTGATCTGCTGGTCAAGTCCGGCCAGGACGTAGCCATCGATCTTTTCGAGCGGATGCCCGCCCCCTTCGGGCTCATCCGCTATGGCGTGGCACCCGATCACCCGCGCATCAAGGGAATTGTGAAGTCCCTCCATGCCGTCCTGGACAAGCCGGAGATTCGGCTGCTCGGCAACATTGAAGTGGGCAAGGACATCACCGTCGAGGAGATGCGCGATTTCTACGACGCCATCATCTTCTCTACGGGAGCAACTGGCGACCGTGACCTGGCGATTCCAGGCCACGAGCTGCAGGGATACCACGGCGCCGGCGAATTCGTCGGATTCTACGATGGTAACCCGGACTTCTCCCGCACCTGGGACCTGACGGCCGAGAAGGTCGCCGTCATCGGCGTAGGCAATGTGGCGCTTGACGTGGCCCGCATCCTGGCCAAGACCGCCGATGAACTGCACGTCACCGAGATCCCCGACAACGTGTACGAGAATCTGCACCGCAGCGCCGTCAAGGAGGTCCACGTTTTCGGACGCCGCGGCCCGGCCCAGGCTAAGTTCACGCCATTGGAGCTGAAAGAGCTCGATCATTCCGAAAACGTCGAGGTCATCGTCAACCCCGAGGACATCGATTACGATGCCGCCTCCGAGCAGGCCCGCCGCGATTCCAAGTCGGTGGACCTGGTGTGCCAGACCCTCGAGGGCTACGCCATCCGGGAGCCGAAGGGCTCTCAGCACAAGCTTTACCTGCACTTCTTCGAGTCCCCGGTGGAGATCTTGGGCGAGGATGGTCGAGTCGTGGGGCTAAAGACCGAGCGCACCGAGTTGGACGGCACGGGCAACGTCCGCGGCACCGGGACCTACACCAATTGGGAGGCCCAGGCTGTCTACCGGGCCGTCGGTTACCGCTCGGAGGCCGTTTCTGGAGTTCCTTTCGACGCCGAGCGTGCCGTTATGCCCAACGACGGCGGCCGCGTCCTCGATCTCGATAGCGCTGAACCCGTGCCCGGCCTATACGCCACCGGCTGGATTAAGCGCGGCCCGGTCGGGCTGATCGGAAACACGAAGTCGGACGCCAAGGACACCACCACCATCTTGTTGGAGGACTTCAACGCCGGCAAACTAGCAGAGCCCGCTAAACCGGAGCCCGAGGCAATCCTGGACATGCTCAAGGGGCGCGGAATCGCCGTGACCACGTGGGATGGCTGGCACAACCTCGATGCGGCCGAGCGGGCGCTCGGCGAGGCAGAAGGCCGCGAGCGTAAAAAGATCGTGGAATGGAACGAGATGGTCACCAACGCCCACCCGGAGTACGAGATCTGA
- a CDS encoding GNAT family N-acetyltransferase: MTIYFAVSHLADMSPIEVHQMYKLRVDTFVNEQKCPYAEIDDIDAAPDTFHLQVWKNGDTPRTLVGTARLFPTLIDGADAMKFGRFCLHPSVRGTGLSAELMEQSLRLASEQAPGLPVVLDAQLPLVDFYRGFGFEPTGEVFDDEGIAHQRMLLAAS; encoded by the coding sequence ATGACAATCTACTTCGCAGTAAGCCACCTGGCGGACATGTCTCCGATCGAGGTGCACCAGATGTACAAGCTGCGCGTCGACACCTTCGTCAACGAGCAAAAGTGCCCGTATGCCGAAATCGACGATATCGACGCCGCCCCCGACACCTTCCACCTCCAGGTGTGGAAGAACGGCGATACCCCGCGGACCCTCGTCGGCACGGCCCGCCTGTTCCCCACGCTTATCGACGGCGCCGATGCCATGAAGTTCGGCCGCTTCTGCCTGCACCCTTCCGTGCGTGGCACCGGCCTGTCGGCCGAACTGATGGAGCAGTCCTTGCGCCTGGCCAGCGAGCAGGCCCCCGGCCTCCCCGTCGTGCTCGACGCCCAGCTTCCGCTCGTCGACTTCTACCGCGGCTTCGGCTTCGAGCCGACCGGCGAGGTCTTCGACGACGAGGGCATCGCCCACCAGCGGATGCTCCTAGCGGCCAGCTAG